Proteins encoded within one genomic window of Gambusia affinis linkage group LG09, SWU_Gaff_1.0, whole genome shotgun sequence:
- the slc49a3 gene encoding solute carrier family 49 member A3, with the protein MDAGGETTSDIRTVYGAVSGNPNLNPTRLLCFKVYKRRWFVLLVLCLLNCSNATIWLTFAPVADQSGQYLKVSLEDINWLSLVFMVVAIPLSFGTTWMLDTLSLRITLILGSWLNMLGALLRFLGTLPPAQLKLQFPAVMLGQTLGALAQPLIIFTPTKLAALWFPDSQRATANMIASMSNPLGILLANIISPVIAKTSAQIPKLLLAYAVPACITCLLATVGIWSGKPPAPPSASAETSGSEPFIQGLKLLLKNKPYLILLLCFGSGIAVFTCFSTLLEQILCVKGYSNDFAGLCGALFIIFGIVGAGAVGVYVDKTKKFTEVTKIGLSLSTLSCIAFSVVSLMPHQKVVVAAVSSLFGFFGFSIYPIAMELSVESSYPVGEATSAGLIFVSGQVQSVIYILLLQALTKPITESPFSTCGDTVLSWKVPIMVMAGLSSVFTCCFLVFFQTRYRRLEAEEQAAYGTRENNDTTTSYQIVEN; encoded by the exons ATGGACGCCGGAGGAGAGACGACCAGCGACATTCGGACCGTTTACGGGGCTGTTTCTGGGAATCCGAACCTAAACCCGACGAGGCTgctgtgttttaaagtttacaaGAGGAGGTGGTTTGTGCTGCTGGTGCTGTGTCTGTTGAACTGCTCCAACGCCACG ATATGGCTTACCTTTGCACCAGTTGCAGACCAGTCAGGCCAGTACCTAAAGGTCAGTCTGGAGGATATTAACTGGTTGTCACTGGTTTTCATGGTGGTTGCCATACCGCTAAGCTTCGGGACCACCTGGATGTTGGACACCCTCAGTTTACGGATCACG CTCATCCTGGGATCCTGGCTGAACATGCTTGGAGCTCTGCTGCGTTTCCTCGGCACGCTGCCGCCTGCTCAATTAAAGCTCCAGTTTCCAGCAGTGATGCTGGGTCAGACACTCGGCGCCCTCGCCCAGCCCCTCATCATCTTCACCCCCACCAAACTGGCCGCCCTCTGGTTCCCCGACAGCCAGCGAGCTACAGCCAACATGATCGCCTCCATGT CGAATCCCCTGGGCATTCTGCTCGCCAACATTATTTCTCCTGTGATCGCCAAAACATCGGCTCAAATCCCAAAACTG CTTCTGGCCTATGCTGTCCCAGCATGCATCACCTGTCTCCTAGCAACAGTGGGGATATGGAGCGGCAAGCCCCCAGCGCCACCGTCAGCCAGCGCCGAGACCTCCGGATCAGAGCCATTCATTCAGGGCCTGAAACTg ttACTGAAGAACAAACCGTACCTCATCCTGCTGCTGTGCTTCGGCTCCGGCATCGCTGTCTTCACCTGCTTCTCCACGCTGCTGGAGCAGATCCTGTGTGTGAAGGGATACAGCAAC GACTTCGCTGGCCTTTGCGGCGCTCTCTTTATCATCTTCGGCATCGTTGGCGCCGGTGCCGTCGGCGTCTACGTGGACAAGACGAAGAAGTTCACCGAGGTCACAAAGATCGGCCTGAGCCTCTCCACTCTGTCGTGCATCGCCTTCTCAGTG GTGAGTCTGATGCCTCATCAGAAGGTCGTCGTCGCAGCCGTCAGCTCTCTCTTTGGCTTCTTCGGTTTCTCCATCTACCCAATTGCCATGGAGCTGTCTGTGGAGAGTTCGTACCCGGTTGGAGAGGCCACCTCGGCTGGACTCATCTTTGTTTCAGG GCAGGTGCAGTCGGTCATTTACATCCTCCTGCTGCAGGCTTTGACCAAACCGATCACTGAATCTCCATTCTCCACCTGCGGAGACACAGTTCTGAGCTGGAAAG TGCCCATAATGGTGATGGCAGGACTGTCCAGTGTTTTCACCTGCTGCTTCCTCGTCTTCTTCCAGACCCGCTACAGACGGCTGGAGGCGGAAGAACAAGCTGCTTACGGGACCAGAGAGAATAATGACACGACCACTTCCTACCAAATAGTCGAGAACTGa